The following are from one region of the Hyla sarda isolate aHylSar1 chromosome 6, aHylSar1.hap1, whole genome shotgun sequence genome:
- the SOX10 gene encoding transcription factor SOX-10, producing the protein MSDDQSLSEVEMSPVGSEDPSLTPEPLASHAHSGPDDDEDGKVKKEHDSEDERFPVCIREAVSQVLSGYDWTLVPMPVRVNGGNKSKPHVKRPMNAFMVWAQAARRKLADQYPHLHNAELSKTLGKLWRLLNENDKRPFIEEAERLRMQHKKDHPDYKYQPRRRKNGKPTNGEGDGSSENEGGAASIQAHYKNSHLDHRHGSPMSDGNSEHSTGQSHGPPTPPTTPKTELQGGKSEGKRDGSRSLADGGKPHIDFGNVDIGEISHDVMSNMEPFDVNEFDQYLPPNGHAAHPSHIGGYTSSYGLSGALAAGPSAWALAKQHAPSVADSKAQVKTENSSTSHYTEQPSTSQLTYTSLGLPHYGSAFPSISRPQFDYSDHQPTSSYYSHSSQASGLYSAFSYMGPPQRPLYTAISDPPVVAPSHSPTHWEQPVYTTLSRP; encoded by the exons ATGAGTGACGATCAGAGCCTGTCAGAGGTTGAGATGAGCCCAGTTGGGTCTGAAGATCCTTCTCTAACACCTGAGCCTTTGGCATCTCATGCCCATTCTGGtccagatgatgatgaagatggaaAGGTGAAGAAAGAGCATGATTCAGAGGATGAAAGGTTTCCTGTCTGCATTCGTGAAGCTGTCTCCCAAGTCTTGAGTGGTTATGACTGGACATTAGTTCCTATGCCAGTGAGGGTCAATGGTGGCAATAAGTCTAAGCCACATGTGAAGCGACCCATGAATGCTTTCATGGTATGGGCACAGGCTGCTCGCCGTAAATTGGCTGATCAGTATCCACACCTACACAATGCCGAGCTGAGCAAGACACTTGGCAAGCTTTGGAG ATTGTTAAATGAAAATGATAAAAGACCTTTCATTGAAGAAGCTGAGAGACTGCGGATGCAGCACAAAAAAGACCACCCAGATTATAAATATCAGCCTCGTAGAAGAAAAAATGGAAAGCCCACCAATGGAGAGGGAGATGGTTCCTCTGAAAATGAGGGAGGTGCTGCTTCCATACAGGCCCACTACAAAAATTCCCATCTGGACCATAGACATGGTTCCCCTATGTCTGATGGGAACTCAGAACACTCCACAG GACAGAGTCATGGTCCTCCCACCCCACCAACGACACCTAAAACAGAACTTCAGGGTGGAAAATCTGAAGGAAAGAGAGATGGATCTCGTTCACTAGCAGATGGAGGCAAACCACACATTGATTTTGGCAATGTTGATATTGGGGAAATAAGCCACGATGTTATGTCCAATATGGAGCCGTTTGACGTCAATGAGTTTGACCAGTACCTTCCCCCTAATGGTCATGCAGCACACCCAAGTCATATTGGGGGTTACACTTCAAGCTATGGTCTCAGCGGAGCTTTAGCTGCTGGCCCCTCTGCTTGGGCTCTGGCAAAGCAACATGCTCCCAGTGTGGCAGACTCAAAAGCTCAGGTGAAGACGGAAAACTCAAGTACCAGTCACTATACAGAGCAACCGTCCACATCACAGCTGACCTACACCTCACTGGGGTTGCCACACTATGGTTCAGCCTTCCCCTCCATCTCAAGGCCACAGTTCGACTACTCGGACCACCAACCAACAAGTTCTTATTACAGCCATTCTAGTCAGGCCTCTGGGCTCTACTCGGCGTTCTCCTATATGGGCCCTCCACAGCGTCCTCTTTATACTGCAATTTCTGATCCACCCGTTGTGGCTCCATCACATAGTCCAACACATTGGGAACAGCCtgtctacaccactctgtcgaGACCATGA